In the Candidatus Cloacimonas acidaminovorans str. Evry genome, one interval contains:
- a CDS encoding lysophospholipid acyltransferase family protein, protein MAKVLFYLERKLGAWFLLLLRKTLKFKVINQESSDNIRCIYMFWHRNLLMMTLQRVYHGAAVMVSSSKDGELIAGPLWELGYIPVRGSSSFKGSSAMREMIKISQKISLAITPDGPKGPCYTCHPGIFQIAYLAKIPIVAVAVNADKEWQFNSWDRFRFPKPFAKLTMIYSDPIWVKSKEDFATAEREIRDFLAKNEKDTFFSQREKEKKRKVRW, encoded by the coding sequence ATGGCTAAAGTTCTTTTTTATCTGGAACGGAAACTGGGTGCCTGGTTTCTGTTACTTTTGCGGAAAACACTGAAATTCAAAGTAATAAATCAAGAATCCTCCGATAACATACGCTGCATCTATATGTTCTGGCATAGAAATCTTTTGATGATGACTCTCCAAAGAGTTTATCACGGTGCAGCCGTTATGGTTTCTTCTTCCAAGGATGGAGAATTAATTGCCGGACCTTTATGGGAACTTGGATATATTCCTGTTCGGGGCTCAAGTTCTTTTAAGGGTTCTTCGGCAATGAGAGAAATGATAAAAATATCCCAAAAAATATCCCTCGCCATTACTCCCGATGGGCCTAAAGGACCTTGCTACACCTGCCATCCAGGTATTTTTCAAATTGCTTACCTGGCAAAAATTCCTATTGTAGCAGTAGCTGTAAATGCCGATAAAGAATGGCAGTTCAATTCCTGGGACAGATTTCGGTTTCCCAAACCTTTTGCCAAGCTAACTATGATCTACTCCGATCCTATCTGGGTGAAAAGTAAAGAGGATTTTGCAACTGCAGAAAGAGAAATACGGGATTTCCTGGCAAAAAACGAAAAGGATACTTTTTTTTCACAAAGAGAAAAAGAGAAAAAGAGAAAAGTGAGATGGTGA
- the clpP gene encoding ATP-dependent Clp endopeptidase proteolytic subunit ClpP yields the protein MSFVPIVIEQVGRTERAYDIYSRLLKDRIVFVGGVIEDNLANTVVAQLLHLEGEDPERDIYMYINSPGGIISAGLAIYDTMQYIKPRVSTICIGQAASMAAVLLAAGAPGKRSALPNSRIMIHQPMGGAQGQATDIEIQAKEILYLRGRMNEILHKHSGQSIEKIMEDTERNYFMSAEEAMEYGIIDEVISVRK from the coding sequence ATGAGTTTTGTCCCTATAGTTATAGAACAAGTAGGCAGAACAGAACGTGCTTATGACATTTATTCGCGTTTGCTGAAGGACAGAATTGTCTTTGTCGGTGGAGTAATAGAAGATAATTTGGCAAATACTGTTGTTGCCCAATTACTTCATTTAGAAGGTGAAGATCCTGAACGGGATATTTATATGTATATAAACAGTCCCGGGGGAATTATTTCTGCAGGACTTGCAATTTATGATACAATGCAATACATAAAACCCCGCGTAAGTACTATTTGTATTGGTCAGGCAGCAAGTATGGCAGCTGTTTTATTGGCAGCAGGTGCTCCTGGAAAAAGAAGCGCTCTGCCAAATAGCAGAATTATGATTCACCAACCAATGGGAGGAGCGCAAGGTCAAGCAACCGATATTGAAATTCAGGCAAAAGAAATTCTCTATTTACGTGGTAGGATGAATGAAATCCTACATAAACATAGTGGTCAGAGCATTGAAAAAATTATGGAAGATACTGAACGGAATTATTTTATGAGTGCTGAAGAAGCAATGGAATACGGTATTATAGATGAAGTGATTTCAGTGCGAAAATAG
- a CDS encoding trigger factor, whose translation MQVEFNQLNAVTKEINLTIPSEEVDKEYEKYLKKSAQDISVPGFRKGKAPLNVVERMYEDKIRNYFYEYYIDEVFSKVVKENEIKYLHYPEVKDVQWEKGNDMTIKIEIEHEPVLEFKQIEGLTVPYKPILLEEEVNNFIKELQKSNCRIIDVETARETDNVNVEITFQHNNETFTRTGSFFAGTKHNLDMLPELLGLKIGDKTKVKLTGREIINSTQDYKLPLDNDAEYDCELMVNSISRIEYPELDDEFAKDMEFDSLEDMKAKISDDLKLKIEHSNIDIENEAIITKLFADNEFALPKKTLSYLAEEQVKDIKNDNFMQYYYERYYITFAYALLSLYITNNLLRLMPIELTDEMKEEYINHLAIVKDMSSEAYKEKYKDDISSENFARDAQRYFVLRKIAQTCEFVIKEEPEENSYPESEIETIKEEQ comes from the coding sequence GTGCAAGTAGAATTCAATCAATTAAATGCAGTAACAAAGGAAATTAATCTTACAATTCCTTCCGAGGAAGTTGATAAGGAATACGAAAAATATTTGAAAAAGTCAGCTCAGGACATAAGCGTTCCCGGTTTCCGGAAAGGTAAAGCGCCTCTGAATGTTGTAGAACGAATGTATGAAGACAAAATCCGGAATTATTTTTATGAGTATTATATAGATGAGGTCTTCAGTAAAGTTGTTAAAGAAAATGAGATAAAATATCTTCATTATCCGGAAGTAAAAGATGTTCAATGGGAAAAAGGTAATGATATGACAATCAAGATTGAGATTGAACATGAACCTGTTCTTGAATTCAAACAGATAGAAGGTTTAACTGTTCCTTATAAACCGATATTGTTGGAAGAAGAAGTAAACAATTTTATTAAAGAATTACAAAAATCAAATTGCCGGATAATTGATGTTGAAACAGCAAGGGAAACAGATAATGTAAATGTAGAGATTACTTTTCAACATAATAATGAAACATTTACCAGAACAGGCAGTTTTTTTGCTGGAACAAAACATAACCTGGATATGCTGCCGGAACTACTGGGTCTAAAAATTGGCGATAAAACTAAAGTAAAATTAACAGGTAGAGAAATTATTAATTCTACTCAGGATTATAAACTTCCTTTGGATAATGATGCAGAATACGATTGCGAATTGATGGTGAATAGCATTTCCAGAATAGAATATCCGGAACTGGATGATGAATTTGCCAAGGATATGGAATTTGATTCTCTGGAAGATATGAAAGCGAAAATCAGTGATGATTTAAAATTGAAAATTGAACATTCAAACATAGATATAGAAAACGAAGCTATTATAACCAAGCTTTTTGCTGATAATGAGTTTGCTCTCCCCAAAAAAACTCTATCCTATCTTGCGGAAGAACAAGTTAAGGATATTAAAAATGATAATTTTATGCAGTATTATTATGAGCGCTACTATATTACTTTTGCTTATGCTCTATTGTCATTGTATATTACGAATAATCTATTAAGGTTAATGCCTATTGAACTTACTGACGAAATGAAAGAAGAATATATAAACCACTTGGCTATTGTAAAAGATATGAGCTCCGAGGCATATAAAGAAAAATATAAAGATGATATTTCTTCTGAAAATTTTGCCCGTGACGCTCAAAGATACTTTGTCTTAAGAAAAATCGCTCAAACCTGTGAGTTCGTTATTAAAGAAGAACCCGAGGAAAATAGCTATCCGGAATCCGAGATAGAAACAATTAAGGAGGAACAATGA
- a CDS encoding DUF2089 domain-containing protein: MNLSNCPICKGELKIRVLHCPHCEISFQGDFENNWLAELDAGQLEFIRLFLLVQGNLKELQNQLGISYPTVKNRLAEIIGIITKKEPVTDTVIDVLSDLEEGFINVDEAVSMIEQRRKK; the protein is encoded by the coding sequence ATGAATTTATCCAACTGTCCCATCTGTAAAGGAGAATTGAAAATCAGGGTATTGCACTGCCCGCATTGTGAAATTAGTTTTCAAGGCGACTTTGAAAATAACTGGCTGGCAGAATTAGACGCCGGTCAATTAGAGTTTATTCGTTTATTTTTATTAGTGCAAGGTAATTTGAAAGAGCTGCAAAATCAGCTGGGAATATCTTATCCTACAGTAAAAAACCGTTTAGCAGAAATTATCGGGATCATAACTAAAAAAGAACCGGTTACGGATACGGTTATTGATGTTTTATCCGATTTGGAAGAAGGTTTTATCAATGTAGATGAGGCAGTATCTATGATTGAACAAAGGAGGAAAAAATGA
- a CDS encoding COG2426 family protein: MKLDNRLKKILLILLIVILSQPLFCNTTADKTVAWLKAKGVAPELIVVIISMIPVIELRGSIPVAIFLFNIPWLEAAVLSIIGNMIPVPFLLLLIDWFFGLISKVKPGRKFTEWLFTRTRRKGKSIEKYEEIGLAIFVGIPLPGTGGWTGALAANIFGLRFWRSMFFIFLGVIMAAIIVTILSLMGTLAL; encoded by the coding sequence GTGAAGTTGGATAACCGGCTAAAAAAGATACTGCTTATTCTGTTGATAGTAATTTTGTCCCAGCCGCTTTTTTGTAATACTACTGCAGATAAGACCGTTGCCTGGTTGAAAGCAAAAGGTGTTGCACCCGAACTCATTGTGGTGATAATTTCAATGATTCCAGTTATAGAACTGCGGGGAAGTATACCTGTAGCAATTTTTTTATTTAATATTCCCTGGCTGGAAGCGGCAGTTCTCTCCATTATTGGCAATATGATTCCAGTCCCTTTCCTATTGTTGCTGATTGATTGGTTTTTTGGCTTAATAAGTAAAGTGAAACCAGGTCGTAAATTTACTGAATGGCTTTTTACCAGAACAAGACGCAAAGGTAAGTCCATAGAAAAATACGAGGAAATTGGTTTAGCTATTTTTGTTGGCATTCCTCTTCCAGGAACTGGGGGTTGGACAGGTGCTTTAGCTGCTAATATATTTGGTTTAAGATTTTGGCGTTCAATGTTTTTTATATTTTTAGGGGTAATTATGGCAGCTATTATTGTAACTATTTTATCCTTGATGGGAACTTTAGCTTTATGA
- the panC gene encoding pantoate--beta-alanine ligase, translated as MQIIDNIQAMQEIGNNWSAGKKIGFVPTMGYFHQGHLSLVAEANKQCEITVVSIFVNPSQFGPNEDFESYPRDMQRDLELLSKYKVDYVFSPNPEQMYPQDYRTWVEVEGLSSILCGASRPGHFRGVATVILKLINIIKPNFMFMGEKDFQQVTVLQTMLKDLNCETQIVPCPIIREEDGLAMSSRNVYLNPEQRKQALCLYRAIQQAQAKYKQGLRDTNLLKKQAADLIINSGGKIDYISFVEPKTLQEVAIADDNTRIMLAVFIGKTRLIDNAPLKV; from the coding sequence ATGCAGATAATTGACAATATTCAAGCAATGCAAGAAATCGGTAATAATTGGAGTGCTGGAAAAAAAATCGGTTTTGTTCCTACAATGGGTTATTTTCATCAAGGGCATCTTTCATTGGTAGCGGAAGCGAATAAGCAATGTGAAATAACGGTTGTTTCCATTTTTGTAAATCCTTCGCAGTTTGGACCTAATGAGGATTTTGAGAGTTACCCGCGAGATATGCAGCGTGATTTGGAACTGCTTAGTAAATATAAAGTTGATTATGTTTTCAGTCCTAATCCTGAGCAGATGTATCCTCAGGATTATAGAACCTGGGTAGAGGTAGAAGGTCTTAGTTCAATTCTTTGTGGAGCAAGTCGTCCAGGGCATTTTAGGGGGGTAGCTACAGTCATTTTAAAGCTGATTAATATCATCAAACCAAACTTTATGTTTATGGGAGAAAAAGATTTCCAGCAAGTTACAGTTTTGCAAACAATGCTGAAAGATCTGAACTGTGAAACCCAAATAGTTCCCTGTCCCATTATCAGAGAAGAAGATGGATTGGCTATGAGCAGCCGCAATGTATATCTCAATCCGGAACAACGCAAACAGGCATTGTGTCTGTATCGGGCAATTCAACAAGCTCAAGCTAAGTATAAACAGGGTTTACGGGACACTAATTTGCTGAAAAAACAGGCGGCAGATTTAATCATAAATTCCGGTGGTAAAATTGACTATATCAGCTTTGTAGAGCCAAAGACGCTGCAGGAAGTTGCTATAGCTGATGATAATACGCGCATAATGTTAGCTGTTTTTATCGGTAAAACCCGGTTAATAGATAATGCACCATTAAAAGTTTAA
- a CDS encoding DUF4097 family beta strand repeat-containing protein, whose translation MKKFNVEKKWVFEPLNKVVIENHLAKLFIHTGEGREVYMEGEVNFKNPQNDFMMDDYILSEYRDGVLKLILQEIASEDVKNVVITITIPEDVFLDLESENDPVNMDNLKIGIKVLSENGPVSVQNCQGDIHLENENGMIRLNNCQGNIFARLENGPLSAANISGNTLHLEGENGPLKIRLSTYPNVEISSENGSVYFETTPVEEGDFLLKSQNGSINLILPNDFDFALEAKTQFGRIKSTLDLPVTVENDAYVIINGDGATKIKAITENGIIKINSDTHLNLDFVKNKFEQIRIALLNVNTEEEKQKVVDMVNKVADYINRIASSFKEDIIKEKITSATSKLKDLVVNFDFRETNDKVIKSVEDIGSQIQDAFKEGIKNIKESVDDLKKHRFHTESVAAYVKKILDSPQIKPYLGGEHKKKEKENIADRSRIKILEMLEAGKITAEEAERLLKAIGKE comes from the coding sequence ATGAAAAAGTTCAATGTAGAAAAAAAATGGGTTTTTGAACCCTTGAACAAAGTTGTGATTGAGAATCACTTGGCAAAATTATTTATCCATACCGGTGAGGGAAGAGAAGTATACATGGAAGGAGAAGTTAACTTCAAAAACCCTCAAAATGATTTTATGATGGATGATTATATTTTATCCGAATATCGGGATGGTGTCTTAAAGCTCATTTTGCAAGAAATTGCATCCGAAGATGTTAAAAATGTCGTTATTACCATCACAATTCCGGAGGATGTCTTTCTGGATTTGGAAAGTGAAAACGATCCTGTTAATATGGATAATCTGAAAATCGGCATCAAGGTTTTAAGCGAAAATGGTCCTGTCTCCGTTCAAAACTGTCAGGGCGATATACATCTGGAAAATGAAAATGGTATGATTCGCTTAAATAATTGTCAGGGTAATATTTTTGCCCGATTAGAAAACGGTCCTTTATCAGCTGCTAATATAAGTGGCAATACATTACATCTGGAAGGTGAAAACGGACCTCTGAAAATTCGTCTTTCTACTTATCCTAATGTAGAAATTTCTTCCGAAAACGGATCTGTCTATTTTGAAACAACTCCTGTGGAAGAAGGTGACTTCCTACTAAAATCCCAAAACGGTTCTATCAATCTAATCCTTCCTAACGATTTTGATTTCGCTTTGGAAGCAAAAACTCAATTCGGCAGGATAAAGAGCACACTTGATTTGCCTGTTACAGTTGAAAATGATGCTTATGTTATTATCAACGGAGATGGAGCTACCAAAATTAAAGCGATTACCGAAAACGGAATCATTAAAATCAACTCGGATACTCATCTTAATCTGGATTTCGTGAAAAATAAATTTGAGCAGATTAGAATTGCTTTGCTTAATGTAAACACGGAAGAAGAAAAACAAAAAGTAGTGGATATGGTTAATAAAGTGGCTGATTATATAAATCGCATTGCCTCCTCTTTTAAGGAAGATATAATTAAAGAGAAAATAACCTCTGCTACCAGCAAATTAAAGGATTTGGTAGTGAACTTTGATTTTCGCGAAACTAACGATAAGGTAATTAAAAGCGTAGAAGATATCGGTTCCCAGATTCAAGATGCCTTTAAAGAAGGTATTAAAAATATCAAAGAAAGTGTGGATGACCTCAAAAAACATCGCTTCCATACCGAATCAGTAGCTGCTTATGTTAAAAAAATTCTGGATTCACCCCAAATTAAACCTTATTTGGGAGGTGAACACAAGAAAAAAGAAAAAGAGAATATTGCAGACCGCAGCCGCATAAAAATCTTGGAAATGCTGGAAGCAGGAAAAATCACTGCTGAAGAAGCTGAACGACTGTTAAAAGCTATTGGGAAAGAGTGA
- the lpxB gene encoding lipid-A-disaccharide synthase — protein MIRKERYKIFWLVGESSADLHSELVMKALNDKFGNLTHIGIGGPRMQRQGLKTLFPFEKFAVMGFVEVVKHLFFFLKVQRKLGKLFSTEKFDLAILVDYPGLNLRIAKMADEMRIPVLYFICPQFWAWKHKRVYQLKDSVRYVACILPFEEELLKIHNINCSYVGHPIAEEITFELDRGSFARFFGLDPNKKWIGFFPGSRNNEITKMLPVFLQTAQKWNQTEYQMLFSKSHSVNHQLYMHLIEGQKNIKIIDGYNYEMMKYCELLICTSGTVTLEAAYIGTPLVICYKGSYLSYLIGRIFVRIKHIGLPNIVLDADLLPELIQGEMKPDNIYKAGMQILSDPEKNAQIRKELFKLRAMLSDKHPSQEMPKIVRYLLDTYG, from the coding sequence ATGATACGCAAAGAAAGGTATAAAATATTTTGGCTGGTGGGTGAAAGTTCTGCTGATTTGCATTCCGAACTGGTAATGAAAGCATTAAACGATAAATTTGGTAATTTAACCCATATTGGAATTGGTGGACCCAGAATGCAAAGGCAGGGTTTGAAAACCCTCTTTCCATTTGAAAAATTTGCTGTGATGGGTTTTGTAGAAGTAGTGAAACATTTGTTCTTTTTCTTGAAAGTCCAGCGTAAATTAGGCAAACTGTTTTCTACAGAGAAATTTGACCTTGCTATTCTTGTTGATTATCCGGGTTTGAATTTAAGAATTGCTAAAATGGCAGATGAAATGCGTATTCCTGTGCTATATTTTATTTGTCCTCAATTTTGGGCTTGGAAACATAAAAGAGTATATCAGCTAAAGGACTCTGTGCGTTATGTAGCTTGCATTCTTCCTTTTGAAGAGGAATTACTGAAAATACATAATATAAATTGCAGTTATGTAGGTCACCCTATAGCGGAAGAAATTACTTTTGAGCTTGATCGTGGGTCTTTTGCCCGTTTTTTTGGTCTTGATCCTAATAAAAAATGGATTGGTTTTTTCCCGGGAAGCCGAAATAATGAAATAACCAAAATGCTCCCGGTCTTTTTACAGACAGCACAAAAGTGGAACCAAACTGAATATCAAATGCTATTTTCCAAGTCACATAGCGTTAATCATCAACTTTATATGCATCTGATAGAAGGACAAAAGAATATCAAGATCATTGATGGTTATAACTATGAAATGATGAAATATTGTGAACTGCTGATCTGCACTTCAGGCACAGTAACTTTGGAAGCTGCCTATATTGGAACTCCTCTGGTAATATGTTACAAGGGTTCTTATTTATCCTATCTGATAGGTCGGATATTTGTTAGAATTAAACATATCGGTTTACCCAATATCGTTTTGGATGCAGACCTCCTGCCGGAACTGATTCAGGGAGAAATGAAACCAGATAATATTTATAAAGCTGGAATGCAAATCTTAAGCGATCCTGAAAAGAATGCCCAAATCCGGAAGGAGCTATTTAAACTGAGAGCAATGTTAAGTGATAAACATCCCTCTCAGGAAATGCCCAAAATAGTCCGTTATTTACTTGATACCTATGGCTAA
- a CDS encoding C10 family peptidase has product MRLNRNQLARKIMLVAGLCLVTIIMWAKVVEPDNALLAAKYYLQEAGLKSPIYAGNAELFVYSSGKLLPLEFNKAVEFEPTLYFINYANGNYAIVSAEDNFYPVLAYSDEGLTDINNLPPAFYYWLENYSAQIEQIREAKIAYPENVQLWQSLIEGSYRNAFRTERSVGPLLTTLWDQGWPYNALCPVDSQGSGGHVYAGCVATAMGMVMKYWNHPQTGVGSDSYYCPGYGYQSANFENTTYLWDQMYDTAGATPAEYLPIATLLYHCGVAVHMGYSIDGSGAQSTDAALAFVEHFRYPNAQYVMKNSYTDANWNNLLTSQVDNGIPVYYSGYDPVEGGHAFVMDGYDTANHFHFNFGWSGSGNGYFYTSNPGGFTNNQSAIINIIPENYSISAVPVKLIAHDTTAGDNFTVTVKTNPILGSWNVTHYDFVLYYDSEFIDYIGYSTTGTISENGTITVVENPSGIISVDWNNTAHICGGGVLINFTFRTRDMGDFLFDITSMHYNTTPVSNVSYVMIHSSAPVDNIAESRIVLTNIMNLTYNSIGTTQMNTTYLLPSWNITHFQYHLNYNPAKIAYNDIITEGMISANCEVNVDSSNPGVLNITGNSTVPLIGAGALMKIRFKAIGNTGSISVTQISISDFFYNNVAISDVGTANVVLSAYTANEDEIVAVPEPKLEIYPNPFQDNAMLKFTGTNKAPVRIHIYNIKGQLVKELLISDPLNSQISWNRSDVKGKTVADGIYFLHWQQGEQSGINKVLVIK; this is encoded by the coding sequence ATGAGATTAAATCGGAATCAATTAGCGAGAAAAATTATGCTCGTTGCAGGATTATGCCTGGTCACTATTATTATGTGGGCTAAAGTAGTAGAGCCGGATAATGCTTTGCTGGCTGCAAAATATTACCTTCAAGAAGCGGGACTAAAAAGTCCGATTTATGCAGGTAATGCCGAACTATTTGTTTATAGTTCGGGGAAGCTATTGCCTTTGGAGTTCAATAAAGCGGTAGAATTTGAGCCAACACTCTATTTTATTAATTATGCAAACGGTAATTATGCAATTGTGTCAGCTGAGGATAATTTCTATCCCGTTTTGGCATATTCAGATGAAGGGTTAACCGATATCAATAACCTACCACCTGCTTTCTATTACTGGTTGGAAAATTATTCAGCTCAAATTGAACAAATTAGAGAAGCGAAAATTGCATATCCGGAAAATGTTCAACTGTGGCAGAGTTTAATTGAAGGTTCTTATAGGAATGCTTTTAGAACAGAGCGTTCTGTAGGACCTTTATTGACGACGCTTTGGGATCAGGGATGGCCCTATAATGCGCTTTGTCCTGTAGATTCTCAAGGTTCTGGAGGTCATGTTTATGCAGGTTGTGTAGCTACAGCAATGGGTATGGTTATGAAATATTGGAATCATCCCCAAACCGGAGTAGGTAGTGATAGTTACTATTGTCCCGGTTATGGCTATCAAAGTGCTAATTTCGAAAACACTACTTACCTTTGGGATCAAATGTATGATACAGCAGGAGCGACACCAGCTGAATATTTGCCGATTGCGACATTATTATATCATTGTGGTGTTGCTGTTCATATGGGTTATTCTATTGATGGTTCAGGAGCTCAAAGTACAGATGCGGCTTTGGCATTTGTAGAACATTTCCGTTATCCTAATGCACAATATGTAATGAAAAACAGTTATACGGATGCCAATTGGAATAATTTATTAACTTCTCAAGTTGATAATGGCATTCCTGTTTATTATAGTGGTTATGATCCCGTAGAAGGGGGTCATGCTTTTGTAATGGATGGTTACGATACTGCTAATCATTTCCACTTCAATTTTGGCTGGAGTGGTTCAGGTAATGGTTATTTTTATACCAGCAATCCAGGTGGCTTTACTAACAATCAGAGTGCTATTATCAATATTATTCCGGAGAACTACAGCATTTCCGCTGTTCCGGTAAAACTTATAGCGCATGATACAACTGCAGGTGATAATTTTACGGTTACCGTTAAAACGAATCCCATTCTGGGTAGTTGGAATGTAACTCATTACGATTTTGTGTTATATTATGACAGTGAATTTATTGATTATATAGGTTATTCCACCACGGGAACTATTTCTGAAAATGGAACTATTACCGTAGTTGAAAATCCTTCCGGAATTATAAGCGTAGATTGGAATAATACGGCTCATATCTGCGGTGGTGGAGTATTAATTAACTTTACATTTAGAACCAGAGATATGGGAGATTTTCTGTTTGATATAACGAGTATGCATTATAATACTACTCCGGTTTCTAATGTAAGCTATGTGATGATTCATTCTTCTGCTCCTGTAGACAACATAGCTGAGAGCCGAATTGTGCTTACCAATATTATGAATCTGACTTATAATTCAATTGGTACTACACAGATGAATACTACTTATTTGCTTCCTTCCTGGAATATTACTCATTTCCAATATCATCTTAACTATAATCCTGCCAAAATAGCATATAACGACATCATAACAGAAGGAATGATAAGTGCAAATTGTGAAGTTAATGTTGATTCATCCAATCCAGGTGTTTTAAATATTACAGGTAATTCAACTGTTCCTCTAATTGGAGCCGGAGCTCTAATGAAAATTAGATTCAAAGCTATAGGTAATACAGGTTCTATATCCGTCACTCAGATTTCTATTAGTGATTTCTTTTATAATAATGTAGCAATTTCAGATGTTGGAACTGCCAATGTGGTCCTTTCAGCTTATACGGCTAATGAAGATGAAATTGTTGCTGTGCCCGAACCGAAACTGGAAATCTATCCTAATCCCTTTCAGGATAATGCAATGCTAAAATTTACAGGAACCAACAAAGCTCCTGTTAGAATTCACATTTACAATATTAAAGGTCAATTAGTAAAGGAATTGCTGATAAGCGATCCGTTGAATTCTCAGATCAGTTGGAATAGAAGTGATGTAAAGGGAAAAACTGTAGCGGATGGAATTTATTTCCTGCATTGGCAGCAGGGAGAACAAAGCGGTATTAATAAAGTATTAGTAATCAAGTAA
- the panD gene encoding aspartate 1-decarboxylase, whose protein sequence is MLRQILLAKLHRATVTECDLNYNGSIKIDEELLEKSGMREFERVDVFDITNGNRFSTYIIVGERGSGVIGINGAAARLVQVGDKVIVMNYGIMDETEIENHKPCIILLNDNNKIESIL, encoded by the coding sequence ATGTTACGACAAATCCTTTTAGCAAAGTTGCATCGTGCTACCGTAACAGAATGCGACCTGAATTATAACGGTAGCATCAAAATAGATGAAGAACTACTGGAGAAAAGTGGAATGCGGGAATTTGAGCGGGTTGATGTTTTTGACATCACTAATGGGAATCGTTTTTCTACTTATATCATAGTTGGAGAACGCGGAAGTGGAGTTATCGGAATTAATGGAGCGGCAGCGCGTTTAGTTCAGGTCGGAGACAAAGTGATCGTTATGAATTACGGGATTATGGATGAAACAGAAATTGAAAACCACAAACCCTGTATAATATTGTTAAACGACAATAATAAAATTGAGAGTATTCTCTGA